The Aureispira anguillae genome contains a region encoding:
- a CDS encoding TonB-dependent receptor plug domain-containing protein, producing the protein MKKLLLFLLLTHQILAQESLDSIPLSVSFDQEVVVTGQYSPTEVKTSTLPVRVITQEMIVKRAATNLTEVFQQEANIRIAHDPVLGTSMTMNGLEGKHIKILMNGVPMIGRSDGNLDLDRIQVQDIERIEIIENAMSVVYGTNALGGTINIITKKTKEETWNARVLGQIQSNQQYNTSLALGGRWKNFAADVNYNFSHFNGFSLDTFRSQTWNPKQQHAIGGRLNYNIPSTSISLTYQLNYLNEKIEDRGIIKLAAFPSLSYAKDYDFITITQDHSIAALGYLDTKKKYYLDALVAFNDYQRAKNAYFRSMNENPAPDQLDSIDSDTTSFQAWNIRLTLASQYHQKIDFKTGIDIRYDYTTGARIADNNARLGDFAAFVNLRYKPITPLNIDAGIRVAYSTMKLIPITYSIGLKWNIMDGMNLRFSYARGIRTPSLKELYLNFVDINHNIQGNPNLNPEYAHNLSLGWSHSKVYKGGHLANLEVNGFYNYIDQQIALFSYELDSLGNYVMNSQSNQYAYFNLDNYQNWGINSKIKYQHKGLTIQLGATLIGHYNSLNKDYSEQVKPFQYTLELSQEITYHFKKIDLMLSLFRRDYDKQIRYVALTNPMTQETEIVQNTMDGYGLMDFNVTKRFFKKALSITVGIKNILDVQVVNQLGTSTAHGGGSGSRSVAMGRIFVLRLICEPFRFRK; encoded by the coding sequence ATGAAAAAGCTACTCTTGTTCTTATTGTTAACCCATCAAATCTTGGCACAAGAATCCTTAGATAGTATTCCGCTTTCTGTTTCTTTTGACCAAGAAGTGGTCGTTACAGGGCAGTATAGCCCTACTGAAGTAAAGACCTCTACCTTGCCCGTGCGAGTAATAACCCAAGAAATGATTGTCAAACGAGCAGCAACCAATTTGACAGAGGTTTTTCAGCAAGAAGCTAATATTCGCATTGCTCACGATCCTGTATTGGGAACCTCCATGACCATGAATGGCTTGGAAGGCAAGCACATCAAAATCTTAATGAATGGGGTGCCTATGATTGGTCGCAGTGATGGCAATCTAGATTTAGATAGAATCCAAGTACAGGACATTGAACGCATAGAAATTATAGAGAATGCTATGTCGGTTGTTTATGGAACCAATGCCTTGGGGGGAACGATTAATATTATTACCAAAAAGACAAAAGAGGAAACATGGAATGCTCGAGTACTTGGGCAAATACAAAGCAATCAACAATATAATACGAGTTTGGCACTAGGGGGGCGTTGGAAAAATTTTGCAGCAGATGTAAATTATAATTTTAGTCATTTTAATGGCTTTTCGCTCGATACATTTCGTAGTCAAACTTGGAATCCCAAACAACAACATGCCATAGGAGGCCGCCTGAATTATAACATTCCTTCTACTTCCATTAGTCTGACTTATCAACTGAATTACTTGAACGAAAAAATAGAGGATCGAGGGATTATTAAGTTGGCAGCGTTTCCTAGCCTTTCTTATGCTAAAGATTATGATTTTATTACCATAACACAGGATCATAGTATAGCAGCATTAGGTTATTTAGATACCAAAAAAAAATACTATTTAGATGCTTTGGTCGCTTTTAATGATTATCAGCGTGCCAAAAATGCTTATTTCCGTTCTATGAACGAAAATCCTGCTCCAGATCAATTAGATTCAATAGATTCAGATACAACTTCTTTTCAGGCTTGGAATATTCGACTTACTTTGGCCAGCCAATACCACCAAAAAATCGATTTTAAGACAGGCATAGATATTCGTTATGATTATACAACAGGGGCTCGTATTGCTGATAATAATGCTAGGTTAGGTGATTTTGCCGCCTTTGTTAATCTACGTTATAAGCCAATTACTCCATTAAATATAGATGCTGGAATTCGAGTAGCTTATAGCACAATGAAACTCATCCCAATTACTTATTCTATCGGTCTTAAATGGAATATAATGGACGGTATGAATCTTCGGTTTTCCTATGCCAGAGGTATTCGAACGCCATCCCTGAAGGAGTTGTATCTAAATTTTGTAGACATCAATCACAATATTCAAGGCAATCCTAATCTCAACCCAGAGTATGCCCACAACCTTAGTTTAGGTTGGTCGCACAGCAAAGTGTATAAAGGAGGGCATTTAGCCAATTTGGAGGTCAATGGTTTTTACAATTATATCGATCAGCAAATTGCTTTATTTAGTTATGAATTAGACAGCTTGGGGAATTATGTCATGAATAGTCAATCGAACCAGTATGCTTATTTTAATTTAGACAACTATCAAAACTGGGGAATCAACAGCAAAATAAAATACCAACATAAGGGGCTAACCATTCAATTAGGAGCAACACTGATTGGTCATTATAATAGTCTAAATAAGGACTACAGCGAACAAGTCAAGCCATTTCAGTATACCCTTGAATTAAGCCAAGAAATCACTTACCATTTTAAGAAGATAGATTTGATGTTGTCGCTATTTCGTAGGGATTACGACAAGCAAATTCGTTATGTTGCTTTGACCAATCCCATGACGCAAGAAACAGAAATTGTACAAAATACAATGGATGGTTATGGCTTAATGGATTTTAATGTAACGAAGCGATTTTTTAAAAAAGCACTATCAA